The following DNA comes from Trueperaceae bacterium.
CGGGGAACGGCCAGTCGCGCTGCACGACGCCGGAGGCGTCGCGCATCTCGAGCCGGTCCCCGGCCCACGCGAGGGTCAGGGGCTCGCCCTGCGCCGCCGCCGCGACCGCGACGTCGCGGACCGCCACCCGGAAGGTCGCCACGGGGCCTTCGGCGCCCTGCCGCGCGACCGCGTCGCGCAGCGGCCCCGCACCGAGCGCCAGCGCGACGCTCAGGACCGCGACCGCGAGGATCAACTCCGCGATCGTCACGCCCGCCCGCCGCCGCACCCGCGCTCGCTCGTTCACTGCGCGCATCGTACCGGGCCGCGCGCGACGCCCGGCGTCGCGGCCCGGGGGGCGCGGCGCACCGACGCGTCCCCCGGGCCGGGCGTAGCGTGGGGCGTGGGACCCCCGCCGCGCGGGGCCCCACGGGAGGGAGGCGCCGTGCCCCCGGCCGACGCGATCTGGTCGTTGCTCGCCGCGACGTTGCTCGGCGCCATGATCGGCCTCGAGCGCGAACGCAAACGCGAACGTGCGGAGGTCCTCTTCGCCGGCGTCCGCACCATCACGCTGATCGCCCTGTTCGGGGCGGTCGGCGGGGTGCTGCACGCGTCCCTCGGGCCGGCGCCGCTGCTCGCGGCGTTCGCCGCCGTCACCGTCCTCGTCGCGCTCGGCTACTGGCGCGAATCGTCGGGCACGCGCGTGGGCGGCACGACCGAGGTCGCGGCCCTGTTGGCGTTCGCGCTGGGCGTCCTGGCCGGCCTCGGGGAGCACGTCCCCGCCCTGGCGGGCGCGGTGATCGTCACCGGCACGCTGTCGCTGCGGCAGGAGCTGCACGGCTTCGCGGGCGCCCTGACGCGCCGCGACCTGCTGGCCACCGTCCGCTTCGCGGTGTTGTCGTTGGTGCTGCTGCCGCTCGTGCCGGACGCCCCCCTCGGGCCGTGGGGCGTGTGGAACCCGCGCACCATCTGGACGTTCGTGTTGCTGATCAGCGGCGTGTCGTTCCTCGGTTACGTCGCCGTGAAGGGCGTCGGCACCCGCCGCGGCATCGCCGTATCCGGCGTCCTGGGGGGCCTCACGTCGTCGACGGCGGTGACGCTCGCGTTCGCGCGGCGCGCCCGCAGCGACCCGGCCCTCACCGGCACCCTCGCGACCGGCCTGCTCGCCGCGAGCGCCGTCGCCGGCCCCCGCCTCGTCCTGCTCGTGTGGGTCGTGGAACCCACCTTCGCGCCGTGGGCGGCGCTGCCCCTGGCGGCGATGGGGGCGGTGTTGGGGGTCGGCGTGGCGTTCGCGGCGCGCCGCGAGGGGGACGGCGCGCCGGAGGTGACGGTCCGCAACCCGTTCGAGCTGCGCGCCGCCTTCGCGTTCGCCGGCGCCTACGCCCTCGTCGTCCTCGTCGTCCGCGCCGCCCGCGAGACGCTCGGTGCGTCGGGCCTCCTGGCCGCCGCCGGCCTGGCGGGCCTCACCGACCTCGACGCGATCAGCCTCTCCCTCGCCGAGCAGCACGCCGGCGGCCTGCCGCCCGGCGTCGCGGCGCTCGCGGTCGGCGTGGCGGCGGCGGCGAACTGCGCCGTCAAGGGTGTCCTCGCCGCGA
Coding sequences within:
- a CDS encoding DUF4010 domain-containing protein, which produces MPPADAIWSLLAATLLGAMIGLERERKRERAEVLFAGVRTITLIALFGAVGGVLHASLGPAPLLAAFAAVTVLVALGYWRESSGTRVGGTTEVAALLAFALGVLAGLGEHVPALAGAVIVTGTLSLRQELHGFAGALTRRDLLATVRFAVLSLVLLPLVPDAPLGPWGVWNPRTIWTFVLLISGVSFLGYVAVKGVGTRRGIAVSGVLGGLTSSTAVTLAFARRARSDPALTGTLATGLLAASAVAGPRLVLLVWVVEPTFAPWAALPLAAMGAVLGVGVAFAARREGDGAPEVTVRNPFELRAAFAFAGAYALVVLVVRAARETLGASGLLAAAGLAGLTDLDAISLSLAEQHAGGLPPGVAALAVGVAAAANCAVKGVLAATLGGARLGRATLPWLAVAALAAVAAGAAVGPWLGRFGAG